A single window of Flagellimonas maritima DNA harbors:
- a CDS encoding F0F1 ATP synthase subunit epsilon, giving the protein MYLEIVSPEATLFSGEVTSVTVPGINGEFQMLENHAPIVSLLQEGNVKFQGNITIDEDFQNKFSKGANGEAMLPISSGTIEMKENKVIVLAD; this is encoded by the coding sequence ATGTATTTAGAAATAGTATCACCAGAAGCCACCTTATTTTCAGGAGAAGTAACTTCAGTTACTGTTCCAGGGATAAATGGTGAATTTCAAATGTTGGAGAATCACGCGCCGATAGTTTCTTTACTTCAAGAAGGCAATGTAAAGTTTCAAGGAAATATTACTATCGATGAAGATTTTCAAAATAAATTTTCCAAAGGGGCAAATGGAGAAGCCATGCTGCCTATATCCAGTGGAACTATTGAAATGAAAGAAAATAAAGTGATTGTCTTAGCAGATTAG
- a CDS encoding TonB-dependent receptor, which produces MKRLIGISLMLFGVITYAQTTVQGKVVDESNEPIPGANVVLMGKAEGTTADFDGNFTFNTSEQPPFKLRFTSIGFSDYIADVTSNNQTLTIVLTETSTILDEIVISASRTPERIFESPVSVERFGLKEIKNTTAESFYGGLQNLKGVDINTNSLTFQSINTRGFATFANNRFLQLADGMDNSAPGLNFVLGNLVGMSELEVQSVEILPGASSALYGAGAFNGILFMQSKSPFDFQGISAYAKTGVTSQEAAGVNAYYDFGIRAAHAFSDKLAVKANLSILKGEDWHAVNTTDIDNPSADRTDPNFNGLNIYGDEVSTLLNFDTLAGLPSGTVGSANVSRTGYAESDLVDYGAESVKTDFSVFYRPFADDFEIIYQGRVGRGNTIYQGANRYAVRNFILQQHKIEFRNKNFFLRGYITSENSGDSYDTRFAAINVNRSWKRDAPNPNDPSERSWFGDYAGRYIPTFLGLVQQGTPRDDASVQAHAAARQFADEGRLIPGTPEFQSAFNSVIADGDLSTGAKFIDNTKFRHVNGNYNIAHLIDNWADIQIGGSFREYELNSSGTIFTDIDGPITYNEYGAYAQLQKKFLEERLKFTGSVRYDKNEFFDGFFSPRVALGYTAGEQRNHNFRVSAQQGFRNPTTQDLFIGLNAGAAVLVGSAPDNLDRDIRTFGVSQSGQDLIGQSTVQIVGRAAYENAFSVSSVLAGTPQAINTSLIQPEEITTYEAGYRGQIGKFTIDLSGYYNRYKNFISTVNVLVPLYGEAGDNSLSLLALQNGDRQAYQVYTNSEADIDSWGGSVGVDTKVLGNFDLGVNYTYAEFDFDRERFPDFETNFNTPKHRVKASFGNTELFKNFGFNVNYRWSDSFFWEATFEDGDVPAYTVLDAQINYSVPSIKSIFKAGGSNLLGDEYFQAIGTGLVGSIYYVSWTINP; this is translated from the coding sequence ATGAAAAGACTAATAGGCATTTCCCTCATGCTGTTCGGTGTTATTACTTATGCGCAGACTACAGTACAGGGAAAAGTAGTTGATGAAAGTAATGAACCTATACCTGGAGCCAACGTAGTATTAATGGGTAAGGCCGAAGGGACCACTGCCGATTTTGATGGTAATTTTACATTTAATACTTCAGAGCAGCCCCCATTTAAACTAAGATTTACGAGTATTGGATTTTCTGATTATATCGCGGACGTTACTTCCAACAACCAAACGCTTACTATTGTATTGACAGAGACATCCACAATCTTGGATGAAATTGTTATTTCAGCGTCTAGAACACCAGAACGTATTTTTGAATCCCCCGTTTCTGTTGAGAGGTTTGGTCTAAAAGAAATAAAAAATACTACGGCCGAGTCCTTTTATGGCGGTCTGCAAAACTTAAAGGGTGTTGACATCAATACCAATAGTTTAACCTTTCAGTCTATAAATACAAGGGGATTTGCAACCTTCGCAAATAATAGGTTTTTGCAGTTGGCAGACGGTATGGACAACTCTGCCCCAGGTCTAAACTTTGTCCTGGGTAACTTGGTGGGAATGTCGGAACTGGAAGTACAGAGTGTAGAGATACTTCCCGGCGCTTCTTCCGCACTTTACGGTGCTGGCGCTTTCAACGGTATTCTGTTCATGCAAAGTAAGAGTCCTTTTGATTTTCAAGGAATCAGTGCTTATGCAAAAACGGGAGTAACTTCCCAAGAAGCTGCGGGCGTTAATGCATATTACGACTTTGGAATAAGGGCGGCGCATGCATTTAGCGATAAATTGGCGGTCAAGGCAAATCTTTCCATATTGAAGGGAGAGGACTGGCATGCTGTAAATACTACGGATATCGATAATCCAAGCGCTGATAGAACTGATCCAAATTTTAATGGATTGAATATTTATGGCGATGAGGTCTCTACACTTTTGAATTTTGATACATTAGCTGGATTGCCTTCTGGTACTGTAGGTTCAGCCAATGTTTCCAGAACAGGGTATGCGGAAAGCGATTTGGTAGATTATGGAGCAGAAAGTGTAAAGACTGACTTTTCAGTTTTTTACAGACCTTTTGCAGATGATTTCGAGATTATTTATCAAGGTAGGGTAGGTCGCGGTAATACAATCTATCAAGGGGCCAACCGATATGCAGTCCGAAATTTCATCTTGCAGCAACATAAAATTGAATTCAGAAATAAGAATTTTTTCTTAAGGGGCTACATCACTTCTGAAAATTCTGGGGATTCTTATGATACGCGTTTTGCAGCGATTAATGTGAATAGAAGCTGGAAAAGGGATGCTCCAAATCCTAACGATCCCAGTGAAAGGTCTTGGTTTGGGGATTATGCCGGAAGGTATATACCTACATTCTTGGGACTTGTTCAACAGGGTACTCCACGTGATGACGCTTCAGTACAAGCACATGCGGCAGCAAGACAATTTGCAGACGAGGGAAGGTTGATACCTGGCACTCCAGAATTTCAAAGTGCATTTAATTCTGTAATAGCAGATGGAGATTTGAGTACGGGTGCAAAATTTATAGATAATACCAAGTTCCGTCATGTCAACGGTAATTATAATATAGCCCATTTAATAGATAATTGGGCCGATATTCAGATTGGTGGATCATTTAGAGAATATGAACTGAATTCAAGCGGAACAATTTTTACGGACATCGATGGCCCGATAACCTATAATGAATATGGTGCCTACGCACAATTACAGAAGAAATTTTTGGAAGAGCGTTTAAAATTTACAGGTTCAGTAAGATATGACAAGAACGAATTTTTTGATGGATTCTTCTCCCCTAGGGTTGCCCTGGGATATACTGCTGGTGAACAAAGAAACCATAATTTTAGGGTTTCGGCACAGCAGGGCTTTAGAAATCCTACGACACAGGATTTGTTCATTGGGTTAAATGCTGGGGCAGCTGTACTTGTTGGTTCGGCACCGGACAATTTGGATAGGGATATCAGAACTTTTGGAGTAAGCCAGAGTGGACAAGATTTGATAGGACAATCTACAGTCCAAATAGTGGGCAGGGCAGCATATGAGAATGCTTTTTCTGTGAGTTCAGTTTTAGCGGGGACCCCACAAGCAATTAACACGTCGTTGATCCAACCAGAAGAAATTACCACATATGAGGCTGGATATAGAGGCCAAATAGGGAAGTTCACCATTGATTTAAGCGGATATTACAATAGGTACAAAAATTTCATCTCTACGGTAAACGTTTTAGTGCCGCTTTACGGAGAAGCAGGAGATAATTCCCTCTCTCTTTTAGCGCTACAAAATGGGGATAGACAGGCGTACCAAGTATATACCAACTCGGAAGCAGATATTGATTCATGGGGAGGTTCAGTAGGTGTTGACACCAAAGTGTTGGGCAACTTTGATTTGGGAGTCAATTATACGTATGCAGAGTTTGATTTTGATAGGGAACGGTTTCCGGATTTTGAAACCAACTTCAATACACCAAAACATAGAGTAAAAGCATCTTTTGGGAACACAGAACTTTTTAAGAATTTTGGTTTTAACGTTAACTATAGATGGAGCGATAGTTTCTTCTGGGAAGCTACTTTTGAAGATGGTGATGTTCCAGCTTATACTGTACTGGATGCGCAGATCAATTATTCTGTGCCCAGCATCAAATCTATTTTTAAAGCAGGAGGCTCAAACCTTTTGGGAGATGAATATTTTCAAGCAATAGGCACAGGTTTAGTGGGTTCAATCTATTATGTTTCTTGGACCATAAATCCATAA
- a CDS encoding GNAT family N-acetyltransferase — protein MVTYKQASSKKELEQILLLQKQNLAKNLTEKEKSYQGFLTVEHSFVVLKAMNDACGHILAIENDLIIGYALCMHPRFADSVEILKPMFREISKVVNMNTNYMVMGQICIAKHYRGKGVFRNLYKEMKKVCQRVLISLLRKWIPAINVLCMQTRQLDLRN, from the coding sequence ATGGTTACCTACAAGCAAGCATCTTCAAAAAAGGAACTTGAGCAAATTCTTCTTTTACAAAAACAAAATCTTGCCAAAAATCTAACTGAAAAGGAAAAATCCTATCAAGGTTTTTTAACAGTAGAACACTCTTTTGTTGTCTTGAAAGCGATGAATGATGCATGCGGCCATATTCTAGCTATTGAAAATGACTTGATTATTGGTTATGCGTTGTGCATGCATCCCAGGTTTGCAGATTCTGTTGAAATATTGAAACCTATGTTCAGAGAAATTTCAAAAGTGGTAAATATGAACACCAACTACATGGTTATGGGTCAAATTTGCATTGCTAAACATTATAGAGGCAAAGGTGTTTTTAGAAATCTATATAAAGAGATGAAAAAAGTCTGCCAAAGGGTTTTGATATCATTATTACGGAAGTGGATACCAGCAATAAACGTTCTTTGTATGCAAACAAGGCAATTGGATTTAAGGAACTAA
- the glmS gene encoding glutamine--fructose-6-phosphate transaminase (isomerizing): MCGIVGYIGHRDAYPIIIKGLQRLEYRGYDSAGIVLFDGENTHLSKTKGKVEDLRKKSEATISINGKLGLGHTRWATHGVPNDTNSHPHYSNSGDLVIIHNGIIENYESIKKALIKRGYTFESDTDTEVLVNLIEEVKKKEGVKLGKAVQIALNQVVGAYAIAVFDKNKPDEIVVAKLGSPLAIGIGENEYFIASDASPFIEFTNNAVYLEDEEMAIVRIGKEIKMRKIKDDAIAYPNILELQMNLEEIEKGGYDHFMLKEIYEQPRAILDTYRGRLLADQGLVKMAGIDQNLEKFLNANRIIIVACGTSWHAGLVAEYIFEDLARIPVEVEYASEFRYRNPVITENDVLIAISQSGETADTLAAIKLAKEKGAFVFGVCNVVGSSIARETQAGAYTHAGPEIGVASTKAFTTQITVLTLIALKLAHEKGVFSQSKYHEYLTELEGIPSKVEKTLESNEIVEKISEIYKDSTNCLYLGRGYNFPVALEGALKLKEISYIHAEGYPAAEMKHGPIALIDEQMPVIVIATKKGHYEKVVSNIQEIKSRSGKIIAVVTEGDKTVKELADHVIEVPETSESLTPLLTTIPLQLLSYHIAVMRGCNVDQPRNLAKSVTVE; this comes from the coding sequence ATGTGTGGAATTGTTGGTTACATCGGTCATAGGGATGCTTATCCCATAATAATTAAAGGATTGCAAAGACTGGAATATCGCGGATACGATAGTGCAGGAATCGTCCTTTTTGATGGAGAAAACACACATCTCTCAAAAACAAAGGGGAAGGTAGAGGATTTAAGGAAAAAGTCTGAAGCTACAATATCGATAAACGGCAAACTTGGTCTTGGCCATACAAGATGGGCAACTCATGGTGTTCCAAATGATACTAATTCCCACCCGCATTATTCCAATTCTGGAGATTTGGTTATCATCCATAATGGAATAATAGAGAATTACGAGTCCATAAAAAAAGCATTGATAAAACGTGGCTATACGTTTGAATCGGATACGGATACGGAGGTTTTGGTCAACCTTATAGAAGAAGTCAAGAAAAAAGAAGGTGTCAAACTTGGAAAAGCGGTTCAAATAGCCCTTAATCAAGTTGTAGGAGCATACGCTATTGCAGTATTCGATAAAAACAAGCCAGATGAGATAGTGGTTGCAAAATTGGGTAGCCCACTTGCAATTGGAATAGGGGAAAATGAATACTTTATTGCTTCGGATGCGTCGCCTTTTATTGAATTCACCAATAATGCCGTTTATTTGGAAGACGAAGAAATGGCCATTGTCCGTATTGGCAAGGAAATAAAAATGCGTAAAATTAAGGATGATGCCATCGCCTACCCTAATATTCTTGAGCTTCAAATGAACCTTGAAGAAATTGAAAAGGGTGGCTACGATCATTTTATGCTCAAAGAGATTTATGAGCAACCCAGAGCTATTTTGGATACCTATAGAGGACGTTTATTAGCCGACCAAGGGTTGGTTAAAATGGCGGGCATAGACCAGAATCTGGAGAAATTTTTGAATGCAAACAGAATTATTATTGTTGCGTGCGGTACCTCATGGCATGCTGGACTCGTAGCCGAATATATCTTTGAAGACCTTGCTAGAATACCTGTAGAAGTTGAATATGCTTCCGAGTTTAGGTACAGAAATCCCGTAATAACAGAAAACGACGTTCTTATAGCTATTTCGCAATCTGGTGAAACAGCAGATACACTCGCGGCCATAAAACTGGCCAAGGAAAAAGGTGCATTTGTTTTTGGTGTTTGTAATGTTGTGGGCTCTTCAATTGCCAGAGAGACCCAAGCTGGAGCTTATACCCATGCCGGTCCTGAAATTGGAGTGGCTTCAACAAAAGCATTTACAACACAAATTACCGTGCTTACACTGATTGCTTTGAAATTGGCCCATGAGAAGGGAGTTTTTTCACAGTCAAAATACCACGAATATTTAACGGAACTGGAAGGAATACCTTCAAAAGTGGAGAAAACACTCGAATCCAATGAAATTGTAGAGAAAATATCAGAAATATATAAGGATTCAACAAACTGCCTATATCTTGGTAGGGGATATAATTTCCCCGTTGCTCTTGAAGGAGCCCTCAAGCTAAAGGAAATCAGCTATATCCATGCAGAGGGTTATCCGGCAGCAGAGATGAAGCACGGACCTATCGCCTTGATTGACGAACAAATGCCAGTGATCGTTATAGCTACAAAAAAGGGACACTATGAAAAGGTAGTGAGCAATATCCAAGAGATAAAATCCAGAAGTGGGAAAATCATTGCTGTGGTGACCGAAGGCGATAAAACCGTTAAAGAGTTGGCAGACCATGTGATTGAAGTTCCCGAAACATCAGAAAGTCTTACGCCATTGCTAACAACAATACCCCTACAACTACTCTCTTATCATATAGCGGTAATGAGGGGATGCAATGTAGATCAGCCCAGAAATTTGGCCAAATCGGTTACCGTAGAGTAA
- the atpD gene encoding F0F1 ATP synthase subunit beta codes for MSKVTGKVAQIIGPVIDVEFESGTEIPKIYDSLEINKADGSKLVLEVQSHIGENTVRTISMDSTDGLSRGVEAHATGSAIQMPIGEEVYGRLFNVIGDAIDGMENLPKTGDNGLPIHREAPKFEDLSTSTEVLFTGIKVIDLIEPYAKGGKIGLFGGAGVGKTVLIQELINNIAKGHGGLSVFAGVGERTREGNDLLREMLESGIIKYGDDFLHSMEDGGWDLSKVDKNAMKESKATFVFGQMNEPPGARARVALSGLTIAEYFRDGAGDGQGKDVLFFVDNIFRFTQAGSEVSALLGRMPSAVGYQPTLATEMGAMQERITSTKRGSITSVQAVYVPADDLTDPAPATTFAHLDATTVLSRKIAELGIYPAVDPLDSTSRILTAEILGKEHYECAQRVKELLQRYKELQDIIAILGMEELSEEDKLAVGRARRVQRFLSQPFHVAEQFTGIPGVLVDIKDTIKGFNMIMDGELDHLPESAFNLKGSIQDAIEAGEKMLAEA; via the coding sequence ATGTCGAAAGTTACAGGTAAGGTTGCACAGATTATAGGCCCGGTCATTGATGTTGAGTTTGAATCGGGAACAGAAATCCCAAAAATTTATGATTCCCTTGAAATCAATAAAGCCGACGGTTCCAAGTTGGTTCTAGAAGTTCAATCCCACATTGGTGAAAATACAGTTCGGACCATTTCTATGGATTCAACGGATGGTTTAAGCCGGGGTGTTGAAGCACATGCTACAGGAAGTGCAATCCAAATGCCAATTGGCGAAGAGGTTTATGGACGTCTTTTCAATGTAATCGGTGATGCTATCGATGGAATGGAAAATCTCCCAAAAACTGGGGATAACGGACTGCCAATTCACAGAGAAGCGCCTAAGTTTGAAGATCTTTCCACCTCTACCGAAGTACTTTTTACAGGAATAAAAGTGATTGACTTAATTGAACCTTATGCAAAAGGAGGTAAGATTGGATTATTTGGTGGTGCTGGTGTAGGTAAAACGGTATTGATTCAGGAATTGATCAACAACATTGCAAAAGGACACGGTGGTTTATCAGTTTTTGCCGGTGTTGGAGAAAGAACACGTGAAGGAAACGATTTGCTTCGTGAGATGTTGGAATCCGGTATTATAAAATATGGTGATGATTTTTTACATTCCATGGAAGATGGTGGATGGGATTTATCCAAAGTGGATAAAAATGCAATGAAAGAATCCAAAGCGACCTTCGTTTTTGGACAAATGAACGAACCTCCAGGAGCACGTGCCCGTGTTGCGCTTTCAGGTCTTACAATTGCAGAATACTTTCGTGATGGGGCAGGCGATGGACAAGGGAAGGATGTACTTTTCTTTGTAGATAACATTTTCCGTTTTACGCAAGCAGGTTCTGAAGTTTCCGCACTTTTGGGAAGAATGCCTTCCGCGGTAGGTTACCAACCAACTTTGGCTACAGAGATGGGTGCTATGCAGGAGAGAATTACATCTACTAAAAGAGGTTCAATTACATCGGTACAAGCAGTATATGTACCTGCAGATGATTTAACAGATCCAGCTCCTGCAACAACATTTGCCCACTTGGATGCGACAACGGTACTTTCACGTAAGATTGCTGAGCTGGGTATTTATCCAGCGGTGGACCCATTGGATTCAACATCAAGAATTTTGACTGCCGAGATTTTAGGAAAAGAACATTACGAGTGTGCGCAACGCGTAAAAGAATTATTGCAACGCTATAAGGAACTACAGGACATCATTGCAATTCTTGGTATGGAAGAACTTTCAGAAGAAGATAAATTAGCAGTAGGTAGAGCAAGAAGAGTACAACGTTTCTTGTCACAACCTTTCCATGTTGCTGAGCAATTTACCGGTATTCCCGGGGTATTGGTAGACATTAAGGATACCATTAAAGGGTTTAATATGATTATGGATGGCGAGTTGGACCATCTGCCAGAATCTGCCTTTAACCTAAAAGGAAGTATCCAAGATGCAATTGAAGCTGGGGAAAAAATGCTGGCTGAAGCTTAA